In Anoplopoma fimbria isolate UVic2021 breed Golden Eagle Sablefish chromosome 12, Afim_UVic_2022, whole genome shotgun sequence, one DNA window encodes the following:
- the LOC129099501 gene encoding SAM pointed domain-containing Ets transcription factor-like produces MSMGSPGCEHTGYTVHSPIYISQPHTDAMMAWPDEAEDIKPPRTLLGLPELSWPGVYLPCYDRLAMEENPWMLRMTEAPAPAVPPSRTLEPSPAKPTQPPEPPSEMEGQVEERCLEQVQTMVVGEVLKDIDTACKLLNIAPDPLDWSYVHVQKWLLWTEHLYRLPQVSTMFKDVSGRDLCSMTEADFRQHSSQFGDMLYAHLDIWRSAAAMKESSPPEDSKSAADDSWSDMIRTYPNQPIHLWQFLRELLLKPHNYGRCIRWLNKEKGIFKIEDSALVARLWGIRKNRPAMNYDKLSRSIRQYYKKGIIRKPDVSRRLVYQFVNPV; encoded by the exons ATGAGCATGGGCAGTCCAGGCTGTGAGCACACCGGCTACACTGTACACTCACCTATCTACATCAGCCAACCCCACACTGACGCCATGATGGCCTGGCCGGACGAGGCGGAGGACATCAAGCCGCCCCGCACCTTGTTGGGGCTGCCTGAGCTCAGCTGGCCGGGGGTCTACCTCCCCTGCTACGACAGACTAGCTATGGAGGAGAACCCCTGGATGCTGAGGATGACAGAGGCCCCTGCTCCCGCTGTTCCTCCCTCAAGGACCCTGGAGCCGAGCCCAGCCAAGCCCACTCAACCCCCGGAGCCCCCCTCTGAGATGGAGGGTCAGGTGGAGGAGCGCTGTCTGGAGCAGGTCCAGACCATGGTGGTGGGAGAGGTGCTGAAGGATATCGACACGGCTTGCAAGCTGCTCAACATTGCCCCAG ACCCGTTGGACTGGAGCTATGTTCACGTTCAGAAGTGGCTCCTCTGGACCGAGCACCTGTACAGACTGCCGCAGGTCAGCACGATGTTTAAGGACGTGAGCGGGAGGGATCTGTGCTCCATGACAGAAGCAGACTTCAGGCAACACTCTTCGCAGTTTGGAGACATGCTGTATGCTCATCTGGACATCTGGAGGTCTG CTGCAGCAATGAAGGAGAGTAGCCCACCGGAAGACAGCAAATCTG CAGCTGATGATTCCTGGTCAGATATGATACGTACCTACCCCAACCAGCCCATCCACCTGTGGCAGTTCCTCCGAGAGCTGCTCCTCAAGCCTCATAACTACGGCCGCTGCATCCGCTGGCTTAACAAAGAGAAAG GGATTTTCAAAATAGAAGACTCCGCTCTCGTCGCCAGGCTATGGGGCATCAGGAAGAACCGCCCAGCCATGAACTATGACAAACTGAGCCGCTCTATACGCCAGTACTACAAGAAAGGCATCATTCGAAAGCCTGATGTATCACGCAGACTGGTCTATCAGTTCGTCAACCCCGTATGA
- the LOC129099221 gene encoding protein ILRUN-like isoform X2 encodes MTSRGLGLNYERSPPRVYPGDSVMESMDLDLDQELMQKFSCMGTTDKDILITEFQRLLGFQLNPAGCAFFLDMTNWNLQAAIGAYYDFESPNISAPCMSFVSDVTIGEGESVPPDTPFTKTWRVQNTGAESWPPGVCLKYVGGDQFGHVNMVMVRSLDPQEIADVSVQMQSPASPGMYQGQWRMCTATGLYFGDVIWVILSVEVGGLLGVTQQLSSFQAEFNTQPHRSLEGDYNPFASPEKSKCPNSNNNSLLDASSHMVTEEHWQGSPNQLQQDQNGLSHNSVDIVANSLQSNLSVVSYNQGIQEPYPFGHS; translated from the exons ATGACAAGTCGAGGCCTCGGACTAAATTACGAGCGAAGCCCCCCCCGTGTCTATCCGGGCGACTCCGTGATGGAAAGcatggacctggacctggaccaggAACTCATGCAGAAATTCAGCTGCATGGGGACAACGGACaaagatattttaataactgAATTTCAGAGGCTGCTCGGCTTCCAGCTAAACCCCGCCGGATGCGCCTTCTTCCTGGACATGACCAACTG GAATTTACAAGCAGCCATCGGAGCCTACTATGACTTTGAGAGTCCCAACATCAGTGCACCGTGCATGTCCTTCGTGAGTGACGTGACGATTGGTGAGGGCGAGTCAGTTCCACCAGACACACCTTTCACAAAGACCTGGAGAGTACAGAACACAG GTGCAGAGTCGTGGCCTCCGGGGGTTTGTCTGAAGTATGTTGGCGGAGATCAGTTTGGTCATGTTAACATGGTGATGGTGCGGTCTCTAGACCCTCAGGAAATTGCTGACGTTAGTGTGCAGATGCAGAGCCCTGCATCTCCAGGCATGTACCAGGGCCAGTGGAGGATGTGCACAGCCACCGGACTGTACTTtggag ACGTCATTTGGGTGATCCTGAGTGTGGAGGTGGGAGGCCTCCTCGGCGTCACGCAACAGCTGTCCTCTTTTCAAGCAGAGTTCAACACCCAGCCTCACCGCAGCCTGGAAGGAGACTACAACCCGTTCGCCTCGCCGGAGAAGAGCAAGTGccccaacagcaacaacaacagcctccTTGACGCCAGCAGTCACATGGTCACAGAGGAACATTGGCAGGGAAGCCCCAACCAGCTGCAGCAAGATCAGAATGGACTTTCACACAACTCTGTGGATATAGTAGCAAATAGTCTACAAAGCAATCTATCAGTAGTCTCTTATAACCAG GGTATACAGGAGCCCTATCCTTTTGGGCACTCTTAA
- the LOC129099221 gene encoding protein ILRUN-like isoform X1: protein MTSRGLGLNYERSPPRVYPGDSVMESMDLDLDQELMQKFSCMGTTDKDILITEFQRLLGFQLNPAGCAFFLDMTNWNLQAAIGAYYDFESPNISAPCMSFVSDVTIGEGESVPPDTPFTKTWRVQNTGAESWPPGVCLKYVGGDQFGHVNMVMVRSLDPQEIADVSVQMQSPASPGMYQGQWRMCTATGLYFGDVIWVILSVEVGGLLGVTQQLSSFQAEFNTQPHRSLEGDYNPFASPEKSKCPNSNNNSLLDASSHMVTEEHWQGSPNQLQQDQNGLSHNSVDIVANSLQSNLSVVSYNQVRHIKGQGDFPY, encoded by the exons ATGACAAGTCGAGGCCTCGGACTAAATTACGAGCGAAGCCCCCCCCGTGTCTATCCGGGCGACTCCGTGATGGAAAGcatggacctggacctggaccaggAACTCATGCAGAAATTCAGCTGCATGGGGACAACGGACaaagatattttaataactgAATTTCAGAGGCTGCTCGGCTTCCAGCTAAACCCCGCCGGATGCGCCTTCTTCCTGGACATGACCAACTG GAATTTACAAGCAGCCATCGGAGCCTACTATGACTTTGAGAGTCCCAACATCAGTGCACCGTGCATGTCCTTCGTGAGTGACGTGACGATTGGTGAGGGCGAGTCAGTTCCACCAGACACACCTTTCACAAAGACCTGGAGAGTACAGAACACAG GTGCAGAGTCGTGGCCTCCGGGGGTTTGTCTGAAGTATGTTGGCGGAGATCAGTTTGGTCATGTTAACATGGTGATGGTGCGGTCTCTAGACCCTCAGGAAATTGCTGACGTTAGTGTGCAGATGCAGAGCCCTGCATCTCCAGGCATGTACCAGGGCCAGTGGAGGATGTGCACAGCCACCGGACTGTACTTtggag ACGTCATTTGGGTGATCCTGAGTGTGGAGGTGGGAGGCCTCCTCGGCGTCACGCAACAGCTGTCCTCTTTTCAAGCAGAGTTCAACACCCAGCCTCACCGCAGCCTGGAAGGAGACTACAACCCGTTCGCCTCGCCGGAGAAGAGCAAGTGccccaacagcaacaacaacagcctccTTGACGCCAGCAGTCACATGGTCACAGAGGAACATTGGCAGGGAAGCCCCAACCAGCTGCAGCAAGATCAGAATGGACTTTCACACAACTCTGTGGATATAGTAGCAAATAGTCTACAAAGCAATCTATCAGTAGTCTCTTATAACCAGGTAAGACATATCAAAGGGCAGGGGGATTTCCCATATTAG